One Candidatus Obscuribacterales bacterium genomic window carries:
- a CDS encoding peptidase domain-containing ABC transporter has product MTNMNPGTSIDAQIESHLRNHELWANLTDAEFQKLAQSLRPEKLELGDTLREKSASEIDILAIGKMRLFKRSDTQEQTICTLDTIGECFSDSWLKNIDNVSARASEQSVVLRTEASILEELAQQNQSFAKALTQYRQNVEFLGFLRTHAPFDGIAPNKTKVLTRYLQGLLLTGGVNVTTKGLHIIKNGSIEFSDISGSQTLHAGDYFITDNFGPFKSTGHDFTVKESAEFIFLSADQYTAVVSHHSDVAEALSNFGQSPSATPKIIPSATPTASYRQASQPSAAEEVEESLPTKLSKLLHQYPVIMQQSQMDCGITCLAMVALFFGKRLDINDLRERAGVSVEGTNLLSLAETAEQFGFMTRGIRGTYEGLLTAKLPLICFWKQNHFVVLYEINKHEARIGDPAEGLLTISREEFTRDFSKSALELVPTVELKRAPGQKNPLTVLWPLAKPYKKQIRDVLLAGIVYQALMIITPFFSQTIIDRVIVHEDISMLNMLLIGMLLVTCFQSALTFARGVLLSTLSTKIDHALFVQFFKHLLSLPLKFFEQRTTGDVLARFNENARITAFLSGSTITVLLDSSMALIYLAVLFYYNWAFGLTTLAYVAVLAFLTFAYTPLLRGYSNELFKKTVANDSCVIETVHGVEKIKSAAAENRTRWKWEIIFVDKLSVSFRQQLAYNGYSVFTQLVHIAGRMLLMWLGAHLVIAKTFTVGQYMAVMMMSAFVIDPIMRVISMWQQLQGVNISLERIGDVFRSQPEQIGTKTRMPDVQGFIEFKNVTFRYNEQASKNVLLNVSYSVKPDQMIAIVGRSGCGKTTIARLIQGLYLPSSGAVLIDGVETTQMELSDLRKRTGVVAQQEYFFTGTVRENIAFYVPDAPLEKIIAASKMAGIHDKIQTMGSGYDTQLSEGGQNLSGGERQRMAIARALLHEPRILILDEATSALDSESEKHIQTCLETIRKGRTMIVIAHRLSTIKSADLILVVDQGQIVEGGKHDELLQKKGLYFQLCSQQSI; this is encoded by the coding sequence ATGACGAACATGAATCCGGGCACGTCAATTGATGCACAAATAGAAAGTCACCTGCGCAATCACGAGCTTTGGGCGAATCTCACTGACGCGGAATTTCAGAAATTAGCCCAGAGCCTAAGACCGGAAAAACTCGAGCTCGGCGACACTCTACGCGAAAAATCAGCGTCTGAAATTGACATATTAGCTATCGGCAAAATGCGTTTGTTTAAGCGCTCGGATACTCAAGAACAGACTATTTGTACGCTGGATACAATCGGCGAGTGTTTTTCAGACAGTTGGCTTAAGAACATTGATAATGTGTCGGCACGCGCTTCTGAACAGTCGGTTGTATTACGAACAGAGGCATCCATTCTGGAAGAGTTAGCTCAGCAGAACCAGTCTTTTGCTAAAGCTTTGACACAGTACCGGCAAAACGTTGAGTTTCTTGGTTTTCTACGCACGCATGCACCCTTTGATGGCATAGCTCCCAACAAGACAAAAGTTCTAACACGCTACCTACAAGGATTGCTCCTAACTGGTGGTGTAAATGTCACAACCAAAGGTCTGCACATCATCAAAAACGGATCGATTGAATTCAGTGATATCTCCGGCAGTCAGACTTTGCATGCCGGTGATTACTTTATCACCGATAATTTTGGTCCCTTCAAAAGTACTGGACATGACTTCACAGTCAAAGAGTCGGCGGAATTTATTTTTCTCAGCGCAGATCAATACACTGCGGTTGTCAGCCACCACTCCGACGTCGCAGAAGCATTGAGCAATTTCGGACAATCCCCTTCTGCAACACCAAAAATCATTCCCAGTGCAACACCAACGGCGTCTTACAGACAAGCTAGTCAACCAAGCGCCGCCGAAGAGGTCGAAGAATCGCTGCCTACAAAGCTGAGCAAGCTTCTGCACCAATATCCTGTTATCATGCAACAAAGCCAAATGGATTGCGGAATCACCTGTCTGGCTATGGTGGCACTATTTTTCGGCAAGCGACTGGATATAAACGATTTGCGCGAACGTGCCGGTGTTAGTGTGGAAGGCACCAATCTTTTATCTCTGGCTGAAACTGCCGAGCAATTTGGTTTTATGACCAGAGGAATTAGAGGCACTTATGAAGGGTTATTGACTGCCAAACTACCTTTGATTTGTTTCTGGAAACAAAATCACTTTGTTGTATTGTACGAGATCAACAAGCACGAAGCGCGCATTGGTGATCCAGCCGAAGGGCTTTTGACAATAAGTCGCGAAGAGTTCACTCGCGATTTTTCAAAGAGCGCGTTGGAACTAGTGCCCACTGTTGAGCTAAAGCGAGCTCCTGGGCAAAAGAATCCGCTGACCGTCCTTTGGCCACTGGCCAAACCATACAAAAAACAAATTCGCGATGTCCTCTTAGCCGGCATTGTTTATCAAGCACTGATGATCATCACGCCGTTTTTCTCACAAACAATTATCGATCGCGTCATCGTCCACGAAGACATTTCCATGCTCAACATGCTGCTTATCGGCATGCTGTTGGTTACCTGCTTTCAATCGGCTTTGACCTTTGCCCGTGGCGTTTTGCTTTCGACGCTTTCAACCAAAATTGATCATGCGCTGTTTGTGCAGTTTTTCAAACACTTGCTGAGTTTACCTTTGAAATTCTTTGAGCAGCGTACAACCGGCGACGTGCTGGCACGCTTCAACGAAAATGCTCGCATCACTGCTTTCTTATCAGGCAGCACCATTACTGTCTTACTTGATAGCTCAATGGCCCTTATTTATCTGGCCGTGCTCTTCTATTACAATTGGGCATTTGGTCTTACTACATTGGCTTATGTTGCAGTCTTAGCCTTTCTCACTTTTGCCTACACGCCACTCTTGCGCGGGTACAGCAACGAACTCTTTAAAAAAACAGTAGCCAATGATTCCTGTGTAATAGAAACAGTTCATGGTGTAGAGAAAATCAAATCCGCCGCCGCTGAAAATCGCACGCGCTGGAAATGGGAAATTATATTCGTAGACAAACTCAGTGTCTCCTTTCGACAACAGCTTGCCTACAATGGCTATAGCGTCTTCACACAGCTTGTGCATATTGCCGGTCGCATGCTTCTAATGTGGCTTGGCGCGCATCTAGTCATAGCAAAAACCTTCACTGTTGGTCAATATATGGCTGTAATGATGATGTCGGCGTTTGTTATTGATCCCATAATGCGCGTTATTTCTATGTGGCAACAATTGCAGGGAGTCAACATCTCTCTTGAAAGAATTGGCGATGTATTTAGAAGTCAACCAGAACAGATTGGCACAAAAACCCGCATGCCCGACGTTCAAGGCTTCATAGAATTCAAAAATGTTACTTTCCGATATAACGAGCAAGCCAGTAAAAATGTTTTGCTCAACGTCTCTTACTCTGTAAAACCGGATCAAATGATAGCGATAGTTGGACGCTCCGGCTGTGGCAAAACCACAATTGCTCGATTGATACAAGGACTGTATCTGCCGTCATCAGGTGCTGTCTTAATTGATGGGGTGGAAACAACCCAAATGGAATTATCCGATCTGCGTAAAAGAACAGGCGTAGTGGCCCAACAGGAATATTTCTTTACCGGCACCGTTCGCGAAAACATCGCATTCTACGTCCCAGACGCTCCTCTGGAGAAAATTATTGCCGCCTCTAAAATGGCCGGCATTCACGATAAGATTCAGACAATGGGTAGCGGCTACGACACGCAATTGAGCGAAGGGGGTCAAAACTTATCCGGCGGCGAAAGACAGAGAATGGCAATCGCGCGAGCACTCTTACATGAACCGCGCATTCTGATTCTGGATGAAGCGACAAGCGCGCTGGATAGTGAATCGGAGAAGCACATTCAAACCTGTCTGGAGACAATTCGCAAGGGTCGCACAATGATTGTCATTGCTCACCGCCTTTCCACCATCAAGAGTGCAGATCTCATTCTGGTTGTCGATCAAGGTCAAATTGTGGAAGGCGGCAAACATGACGAACTTCTGCAAAAGAAAGGCTTGTATTTCCAACTCTGCAGTCAGCAGTCTATATAA
- a CDS encoding type II toxin-antitoxin system HigB family toxin, whose amino-acid sequence MNINNLRAINKFQVKHPDCRTALDRWVKLTQIAQWKRLLDVQATFPSAEDVKGWIVFNIKGNSYRLISTIRYPEREVDIHEIMTHEQYDRWKP is encoded by the coding sequence GTGAATATCAACAACCTTAGAGCGATTAATAAGTTCCAGGTGAAGCATCCCGATTGCCGCACCGCCTTAGATCGCTGGGTTAAGCTAACCCAAATCGCGCAATGGAAACGGCTATTGGATGTTCAAGCCACCTTCCCATCTGCCGAAGACGTGAAGGGCTGGATTGTTTTCAACATCAAAGGTAATAGCTATCGCCTAATTTCAACAATTCGGTATCCGGAACGCGAAGTTGATATTCACGAAATCATGACGCATGAGCAATACGACAGGTGGAAACCATGA
- a CDS encoding 8-oxoguanine deaminase, with translation MAHDEDGLSRRDFLAGAAVTASALAIGSDLESKAQTKSVAGKRPKSMLVKNAAVLVTMDKSRREIKDGGMYIEDGVIKQVGESSALPKSAEVVLDMKGHLVLPGLVNTHQHLYQHLTRVAPACQDGNVWNWLRVLYPMWARMTPDAERLAVQVGLAELALSGCTTVFDHQYVFPNGCKIDDAIGVAKDMGIRFHASRGSMSLGQSKGGLPPDSCVENESDILNDCQRVIDKYHDMTPGAMTRIVLAPCSPFSVTDDLMIESAKLARKHKCGLHTHLAESLDEERYCLKRYGLRPVGAMEKLGWLGNDVWFAHSVHVNDAEIAQYAKTGSGVAHCPSSNMRLASGIAPIKKCRDAGVKVGLGVDGSSSNDCSHLLAEARQAMLLARTLLSENEGGPPEDKKQWMSARDVLEIATIGGAAVLGRDDIGSLETGKRADFFSVNTNQVAFAGGSMVDPVASLIFCTPQNASYTVVDGRIIVKDGHIQTIDLPIAIEKLNKASRQVMNA, from the coding sequence ATGGCTCACGATGAAGATGGATTATCACGCCGCGATTTTTTAGCTGGTGCTGCCGTTACAGCTTCAGCTCTGGCAATAGGCAGCGATCTGGAAAGTAAAGCCCAGACAAAGTCGGTCGCCGGTAAGCGTCCTAAATCCATGCTGGTAAAAAATGCAGCCGTGCTGGTTACCATGGACAAGTCTCGCCGCGAGATAAAAGACGGTGGCATGTACATTGAAGATGGTGTCATTAAGCAGGTAGGCGAAAGCAGTGCTCTGCCTAAAAGCGCTGAAGTTGTTTTAGACATGAAGGGTCACCTTGTGTTGCCGGGTTTGGTCAATACGCACCAACACCTGTACCAGCATTTGACTAGAGTTGCTCCGGCTTGCCAGGACGGCAATGTTTGGAATTGGCTGCGCGTTCTTTATCCAATGTGGGCAAGAATGACACCTGATGCCGAGCGTCTTGCCGTTCAGGTTGGTCTTGCAGAATTGGCTCTGAGCGGATGCACTACCGTATTTGATCACCAGTATGTATTCCCTAATGGTTGCAAAATTGATGATGCAATTGGGGTGGCTAAAGATATGGGAATCCGTTTCCATGCTTCCCGCGGAAGTATGTCACTGGGTCAGTCAAAGGGAGGTCTGCCACCAGATAGTTGTGTGGAAAATGAAAGTGATATTTTGAATGATTGCCAGCGCGTAATTGATAAGTACCATGATATGACGCCTGGTGCCATGACCCGCATTGTGCTCGCTCCATGTTCGCCATTTTCAGTAACCGATGATTTGATGATTGAGTCGGCCAAACTGGCCCGCAAACATAAATGCGGATTGCATACGCATTTGGCCGAATCACTCGATGAGGAGCGTTATTGTCTGAAGCGTTACGGTCTAAGACCGGTCGGCGCTATGGAAAAATTGGGTTGGTTGGGAAATGATGTTTGGTTTGCCCACTCAGTACACGTCAATGACGCTGAAATTGCTCAGTATGCTAAGACCGGCTCTGGTGTAGCACATTGCCCGTCTTCAAATATGCGTCTTGCATCCGGAATTGCGCCAATTAAGAAGTGTCGCGACGCTGGTGTAAAAGTAGGTCTTGGCGTGGATGGCTCATCGAGCAACGACTGTTCACACTTGCTGGCTGAAGCACGGCAGGCTATGCTCCTGGCTCGCACATTGTTGAGTGAGAATGAGGGCGGACCGCCGGAAGACAAAAAGCAATGGATGTCTGCTCGTGATGTTTTGGAAATTGCCACCATTGGTGGTGCAGCTGTCCTTGGCCGTGATGATATCGGCTCTTTGGAAACCGGTAAGCGCGCTGATTTCTTCTCTGTCAACACAAATCAAGTGGCCTTTGCCGGTGGCAGTATGGTTGATCCTGTAGCGTCCTTGATATTCTGCACGCCGCAAAATGCTTCCTATACGGTTGTGGATGGCAGAATTATCGTTAAGGACGGGCATATCCAAACCATTGATTTGCCGATAGCCATAGAGAAGCTAAATAAGGCATCTAGGCAGGTAATGAACGCATAG
- a CDS encoding HlyD family efflux transporter periplasmic adaptor subunit, with amino-acid sequence MNPESESNKLHAVEPDKLGTAEVVSSRRGPVRVEFNIDNGMLLRLVGIITVLLLAWSWFMELDEITQAPGEIIPFEQVHPIRAGFDSKIEAIYVKQGDYVKKGDLLLKLDAKTFGAELQKDQQELELAKQELESHQHACRILNAYMKDPHTMPADLSKVNEVARAISDLYAAGRHMERAELDMRSTSEDGSNIPEFSALRSQHQSIAENRRLKEEALANRGKHFLLEEQKIRNRINSLKQQVDLQKLAVDKQRSSLDGAQKQLAAYERVLKIGASSKIEVLDARIRMEDRQKDLTSAESKQRDLEGQLESAKHELAELQSSNSMQIAEMQAGIGNIASQAAQTRMRMRSVERDYQASKASYHVALRAADSTYASELSEINNIKKQIEELNASISSTERSYLKGELRAPVAGTIALMNFQGVGEAVHHGDEILTIVPANEHLVASVNVPNEQIAFLRPGELVKLQFPAYPYQQYGIIPAKISTIAAYPHEDKEHPPSFRVILDPQREWIVCRNRKIPLRQGLEVEAQLVLRKRRLLITLLGPLLRLKYEHFKA; translated from the coding sequence ATGAATCCGGAATCTGAATCCAACAAATTGCATGCGGTAGAACCGGACAAGCTGGGCACAGCTGAGGTAGTGTCAAGTCGCCGCGGCCCGGTTCGGGTCGAATTCAACATTGATAACGGCATGCTTCTTCGCCTGGTTGGCATCATAACTGTTCTTTTACTAGCGTGGTCGTGGTTTATGGAGCTGGATGAGATCACGCAGGCTCCCGGCGAAATAATTCCGTTTGAACAAGTGCATCCCATTAGAGCCGGTTTCGATAGCAAGATCGAAGCGATTTACGTGAAACAAGGCGACTATGTAAAAAAGGGTGACTTGTTGTTGAAGCTGGATGCAAAAACTTTTGGGGCCGAATTACAGAAGGACCAGCAAGAACTTGAACTAGCCAAGCAAGAGTTAGAGAGTCACCAACACGCATGCCGGATCTTAAACGCTTATATGAAAGATCCCCACACCATGCCCGCTGATCTCTCCAAAGTAAATGAGGTAGCCAGGGCGATAAGCGATCTCTACGCGGCAGGAAGACACATGGAGCGAGCCGAGCTTGATATGCGTTCGACGAGTGAAGACGGAAGCAATATTCCCGAATTCAGTGCTCTAAGATCCCAGCACCAGAGCATCGCTGAAAACCGCAGGCTAAAAGAAGAAGCACTGGCTAATAGGGGCAAACACTTTTTGCTGGAAGAACAAAAAATCCGCAACCGGATCAATTCCCTTAAACAACAAGTAGATCTGCAGAAGTTGGCAGTAGACAAACAGCGTAGTTCACTGGATGGCGCACAGAAGCAACTCGCCGCCTACGAGCGTGTGCTAAAAATTGGCGCTTCATCAAAAATCGAAGTTCTGGACGCTCGAATTAGGATGGAGGACAGACAAAAAGACCTTACTAGTGCCGAATCAAAACAACGCGACTTGGAAGGACAGCTTGAATCAGCCAAACATGAACTGGCTGAACTTCAATCGTCCAATTCCATGCAAATAGCAGAAATGCAAGCCGGAATCGGCAACATTGCCAGCCAGGCTGCACAAACAAGAATGCGCATGAGGTCAGTTGAACGTGATTACCAAGCTTCCAAAGCATCGTATCACGTGGCTTTGCGAGCAGCCGATTCAACTTATGCCAGCGAACTTAGTGAGATAAACAATATAAAGAAACAAATTGAGGAGCTCAATGCCTCAATCAGTTCGACGGAACGCTCTTATCTTAAAGGAGAACTGCGGGCACCTGTTGCCGGCACTATAGCACTCATGAATTTTCAGGGTGTGGGAGAAGCGGTGCACCATGGAGACGAAATTCTAACCATTGTGCCTGCAAACGAGCATCTTGTTGCCAGTGTTAATGTGCCCAATGAGCAGATAGCTTTTTTGCGGCCGGGTGAATTAGTAAAACTGCAATTTCCCGCTTATCCGTACCAACAATATGGAATCATTCCGGCCAAGATAAGCACGATCGCTGCCTATCCACATGAGGACAAGGAGCATCCCCCTAGCTTTAGGGTTATCCTTGATCCACAGCGGGAGTGGATAGTCTGTCGCAATCGCAAAATTCCCTTACGCCAGGGGCTGGAAGTCGAAGCTCAGTTAGTGCTAAGAAAGCGCCGGCTGCTGATAACACTTCTGGGTCCGCTTTTACGGTTAAAATACGAGCACTTTAAGGCATGA
- a CDS encoding peptidylprolyl isomerase yields MTEESLLNEEDDDLIAKIGDRDIVSSDIVDCLLATKNWQVIDDCLDQLLIEAKCDQYQIQTTDEEVSTYMTSFRQKNQLLSVEDTRAWLDKHHLDDDDFLQLCQFDVRVDKLKNKLFQDKVDEAFTYKKQALQTLELYKIVVANEEAAREIVSSVLEGSSFFEYARKYSIDKENAKSCGYAGYVKLKDLPPNVQDLLIKGQVGEVLGPLKVNKNFEIYLIESVQVPSLDDNCRKQIVDDLFAEWLADTKTRSNIELFI; encoded by the coding sequence GTGACAGAAGAGTCTTTATTAAATGAAGAAGATGATGACCTAATCGCCAAAATTGGCGACAGAGATATTGTTTCCTCAGATATCGTAGACTGCTTGCTTGCAACAAAAAACTGGCAAGTAATCGACGATTGTCTTGATCAGCTTTTGATAGAAGCAAAATGCGACCAATATCAAATTCAAACAACGGATGAAGAAGTGTCCACCTACATGACCTCCTTTCGACAGAAAAACCAGTTGCTTTCCGTAGAAGATACACGTGCCTGGCTGGATAAGCATCACTTAGACGATGATGATTTTCTGCAACTATGTCAATTCGATGTACGAGTAGACAAATTGAAAAACAAACTCTTTCAGGACAAAGTGGATGAGGCCTTTACCTACAAAAAACAAGCCCTTCAGACACTGGAGCTGTACAAAATTGTCGTTGCCAATGAGGAGGCCGCACGTGAGATAGTCAGTTCTGTGCTAGAAGGGTCTAGTTTTTTTGAATATGCGCGCAAATACAGTATCGATAAGGAAAACGCCAAGTCCTGTGGCTATGCGGGCTATGTTAAGCTGAAAGATCTGCCGCCTAATGTGCAGGACTTGCTGATAAAAGGGCAAGTCGGCGAAGTCTTGGGACCTTTAAAGGTCAACAAAAATTTCGAGATCTATCTGATAGAAAGCGTTCAAGTACCCTCTTTGGACGATAATTGTAGAAAACAAATCGTCGATGATCTGTTTGCCGAATGGTTAGCTGACACTAAAACACGCTCTAACATTGAACTGTTTATATGA
- a CDS encoding TolC family protein — MLPDTIGYQLNLKPFNLTLLTAVIFSSCVSIAAAEDIPAEIKDLPEVSSAPLTGRIQLNVENIKQKEPLSPDLSPILIDARRTEPLSLEKVLSVAVDRNLNYLQNRWLGRSAFLSFVGSAAAMQPYGYGYSLQNVYLTQYGTAAAPWTVRQPTDYLRYNVYGPTISTGGTTLLNMVTNYFKYRVASYTVKTSLQDTMFEACNNYFTLCRDLSLLHVNDIVVENSKEIVNLNQGLFDCGMGTKLQLLQSLTQLASDREQLVSQQAQTRVSAIKLAVTLNMPLSDYIVPVSKPLQEATLVDPQIPVERLVFAALQQRPEIARARNQVRTDLAQAGQALTPIIPTASYSSNNGAFFPSNGQGNTRGIQSTLQLTWQLNNLAIPILPNFASGLAQARSDQYALRNVELQVRSDVRQSYDNCLAYKTNIGIAKIAAAQAQEQLQLAEERLKSGIGINIDVIQAQSALTVALRNYVNAIYSYNIEQAKLRRAIGGFTISAVRHKLRYD, encoded by the coding sequence TTGTTACCTGATACCATCGGTTACCAGCTTAACTTGAAGCCTTTCAACCTCACCTTACTAACAGCGGTAATTTTCAGCTCGTGCGTGTCCATTGCAGCTGCCGAGGATATTCCTGCCGAGATTAAGGATCTTCCGGAAGTGAGTTCGGCGCCTTTAACCGGCCGCATCCAACTAAACGTGGAGAACATCAAGCAGAAGGAGCCACTTTCACCGGACCTCTCGCCCATTTTAATTGATGCCCGGCGAACTGAACCCCTCTCTCTGGAAAAGGTATTGTCGGTCGCTGTAGACCGCAACCTCAACTATTTGCAAAATCGCTGGCTGGGACGCTCAGCATTTCTATCCTTTGTCGGCAGCGCCGCTGCGATGCAACCATACGGTTATGGTTACTCTCTGCAAAATGTCTATCTGACCCAATACGGCACAGCGGCAGCACCGTGGACCGTCAGGCAGCCAACTGACTATTTGCGTTACAACGTCTATGGTCCAACCATATCCACAGGTGGAACGACACTCTTGAACATGGTCACTAATTACTTCAAGTACAGGGTGGCTTCCTACACTGTAAAAACAAGCCTGCAAGACACGATGTTTGAGGCTTGCAACAATTACTTCACCTTATGCCGCGATCTTTCGTTACTGCATGTGAACGACATCGTAGTTGAAAACTCCAAAGAAATAGTCAATCTTAACCAGGGACTTTTTGATTGCGGCATGGGTACGAAATTGCAGCTGTTGCAGTCCCTAACTCAACTCGCCTCTGACCGTGAACAACTGGTATCACAGCAGGCACAAACTCGGGTATCGGCAATTAAACTTGCCGTAACGTTGAACATGCCCCTTTCAGACTATATCGTGCCTGTCTCCAAGCCGCTACAAGAAGCAACGCTAGTCGATCCACAAATCCCGGTAGAGAGGTTAGTCTTTGCTGCCCTGCAACAGCGCCCTGAAATTGCCAGAGCCCGCAATCAGGTACGTACGGATCTAGCACAAGCTGGGCAGGCATTAACACCAATAATACCTACAGCCAGCTATAGCTCTAACAATGGAGCATTTTTTCCATCCAATGGTCAAGGCAATACCAGGGGAATACAAAGCACGCTACAACTCACCTGGCAGCTCAACAATTTAGCTATTCCAATTTTGCCCAATTTTGCATCTGGTCTTGCTCAGGCCCGATCCGATCAATACGCCTTACGCAATGTCGAGCTGCAGGTGCGATCTGATGTAAGACAGTCATACGACAACTGCTTGGCCTACAAAACAAACATTGGAATTGCAAAAATAGCTGCAGCTCAAGCACAAGAACAACTCCAATTGGCGGAAGAAAGACTTAAATCCGGCATTGGCATTAACATCGACGTTATTCAAGCTCAGTCAGCTTTGACAGTCGCATTGCGCAATTACGTCAACGCCATCTACAGCTATAACATAGAGCAAGCCAAACTACGCCGAGCCATCGGCGGTTTTACAATTAGTGCTGTAAGACACAAGCTACGCTACGATTGA
- a CDS encoding endonuclease domain-containing protein, which produces MSVWKYRDRCSKEKFEFAKRLRANPTKSEALLWDALSYNKLGVKFRRQHVILGWIADFYCARYRLVIEIDGGSHSSLWQMKNDDYRDSAMRKHGFMVLRLKDKTVENNLPEALEQIRTAMARIQTQEAG; this is translated from the coding sequence ATGTCCGTATGGAAATACCGCGACCGTTGCAGCAAAGAAAAATTCGAATTCGCCAAAAGACTGCGAGCAAACCCGACAAAATCAGAAGCGCTTCTTTGGGATGCCCTTAGTTATAACAAACTTGGGGTAAAGTTCAGACGGCAGCACGTAATTCTCGGTTGGATTGCTGACTTTTACTGCGCTCGCTATAGACTAGTCATCGAAATCGACGGCGGTTCACATTCGTCCTTGTGGCAGATGAAGAACGATGACTATCGAGACTCAGCCATGAGAAAGCATGGCTTTATGGTTTTACGATTGAAGGACAAAACTGTCGAAAACAATCTTCCAGAGGCGCTGGAACAGATTCGAACAGCCATGGCTCGGATTCAGACTCAAGAAGCCGGGTAG
- a CDS encoding HlyD family efflux transporter periplasmic adaptor subunit: protein MQHQEFSQLEKSNQISEQMQFAVFESHGQAAQLALYALGVVMIVGFIWAALVESDICAEATGKLEPLNRVQFIQPAADGTIAEYRVRDGQHVSAGEILVLLNTVRAEAELNKKEQELFILEHQLKDHEDAKGALSRIIANPESISDVSLAVPESYRIAGQLFTAKKSLDAAAYDISGANTGHTTAMSPQMAFLRAQRQALNAAKAERINSVKHRTAAREAERKKLEARAASLEADLQKARIELSQAEASLADAKKEMDIYEKGRRLGVASEVKFLDVKNYMNQREYAVAQLKLQISDLEQAVKSAHVDLESKKLSYNAERLDMEAQIRGQETQISSVPLSMNESVRALEHRQAEFEVASYNARARYAMELKEISSLEKKIIACQAAVNVLKVQLSERFVRSPIDGIVSDLTHLQPGQIVTRGQTLMTIVPSLDELVLRAEVNNKDVGFIEVGQEARLKVDAFPCEEFGIIPGKVLRVGNYPEHKIEAGKRVSVYKVKIRPNQSFLQVGNKRYDLKPGLMVHADIILRKRSWLALLFEPLLKISNN from the coding sequence ATGCAGCATCAAGAGTTTTCCCAGCTTGAAAAATCCAATCAAATATCGGAACAGATGCAATTTGCTGTCTTCGAGAGTCATGGACAGGCAGCGCAACTTGCGCTTTACGCCCTTGGTGTAGTAATGATCGTTGGATTTATCTGGGCAGCACTTGTTGAGAGCGATATCTGCGCTGAAGCAACCGGCAAACTTGAGCCATTGAATCGCGTGCAATTTATCCAACCTGCCGCAGATGGAACTATAGCTGAGTATAGAGTTCGCGATGGACAACATGTTTCGGCAGGAGAAATTCTTGTCTTACTAAATACTGTAAGGGCCGAAGCAGAATTGAATAAAAAAGAGCAGGAATTATTCATCCTTGAACATCAACTCAAAGATCATGAAGACGCGAAAGGTGCCCTTTCGCGCATTATCGCAAATCCTGAATCAATTAGTGACGTCAGCCTGGCAGTGCCTGAGTCTTATCGCATTGCCGGGCAGTTGTTTACAGCAAAAAAATCCCTCGATGCTGCCGCATATGATATATCCGGAGCAAATACAGGACATACCACGGCAATGTCACCACAAATGGCTTTTTTGCGCGCGCAAAGGCAAGCCCTTAACGCAGCTAAGGCGGAAAGAATTAATTCAGTTAAGCACAGGACAGCAGCACGAGAAGCGGAAAGAAAAAAACTTGAGGCCAGAGCTGCTTCACTGGAAGCGGATTTGCAAAAGGCACGTATTGAACTTTCTCAGGCGGAAGCTTCATTAGCTGATGCGAAAAAAGAAATGGATATATACGAAAAGGGGCGCCGATTGGGAGTAGCCTCTGAAGTTAAATTCCTGGATGTGAAGAACTATATGAATCAGAGGGAGTATGCCGTTGCTCAACTAAAACTACAAATTAGCGATCTGGAGCAAGCTGTTAAATCCGCGCACGTGGATCTTGAATCCAAGAAATTGTCTTACAATGCCGAGCGCCTGGACATGGAGGCACAAATTAGAGGACAGGAAACTCAAATTTCAAGTGTGCCATTGTCTATGAACGAATCAGTACGAGCACTTGAGCACAGGCAGGCGGAATTTGAGGTTGCTTCTTACAATGCCCGTGCTCGCTATGCCATGGAATTGAAGGAAATAAGTTCTTTGGAGAAAAAGATCATTGCCTGTCAGGCTGCCGTTAATGTGCTTAAGGTACAACTCTCCGAAAGGTTCGTTCGCTCACCAATTGATGGAATCGTCTCCGACCTTACACATCTTCAGCCTGGGCAGATTGTGACGAGGGGACAAACCCTCATGACAATCGTCCCCTCGTTGGACGAGCTAGTCCTAAGGGCTGAAGTAAACAACAAAGACGTGGGTTTCATCGAAGTCGGGCAAGAGGCACGATTAAAGGTAGACGCTTTTCCTTGTGAAGAATTCGGTATCATTCCCGGTAAGGTGCTGAGGGTCGGCAATTATCCTGAGCACAAGATAGAAGCAGGCAAAAGGGTCTCAGTCTATAAAGTAAAAATTCGTCCCAATCAATCTTTTCTGCAGGTAGGAAACAAAAGATACGACCTCAAGCCTGGGCTAATGGTGCATGCAGATATCATCTTACGTAAACGCAGCTGGCTAGCCCTATTGTTTGAGCCGTTGTTGAAAATCAGCAATAACTGA